In Novosphingobium resinovorum, the following are encoded in one genomic region:
- a CDS encoding isochorismatase family protein, giving the protein MAANAALEDNYAVAFGGKAGFGRFPALVLIDFVEAYFAPDSPLYAGVEDALTSALRVREAARAAGVPVILTNVTYHPGGIDGGRFFEKVPALEAFIAGNPMGAWPKGLEPQADEIVLTKQYPSAFFGTSLAATLTARGIDQVILGGLSTSGCVRATCVDAMSHGFRTAVVADACGDRHPEPHKANLFDMNAKYADVVSEEAIITYLSELETIR; this is encoded by the coding sequence ATGGCGGCGAATGCTGCGCTGGAAGACAATTACGCCGTGGCGTTTGGCGGAAAGGCCGGCTTCGGGCGCTTCCCGGCGCTGGTTCTGATCGATTTCGTCGAAGCCTACTTCGCGCCAGACAGTCCGCTTTACGCTGGAGTCGAGGACGCATTGACATCGGCGCTGCGCGTGCGTGAAGCCGCGCGGGCAGCGGGCGTGCCTGTGATCCTGACCAACGTGACGTACCACCCCGGCGGTATCGACGGTGGCCGCTTCTTCGAGAAGGTCCCGGCGCTCGAGGCTTTCATCGCCGGCAACCCGATGGGCGCATGGCCCAAGGGGCTGGAACCGCAAGCGGACGAGATCGTGCTGACCAAGCAGTACCCCAGCGCCTTCTTCGGAACTTCGCTTGCCGCGACGCTGACCGCGCGGGGCATCGACCAGGTGATCCTCGGCGGCCTGTCCACCAGCGGCTGCGTGCGCGCGACTTGCGTGGATGCCATGTCGCACGGCTTCCGCACCGCTGTCGTCGCCGACGCCTGCGGCGATCGCCATCCCGAGCCGCACAAGGCCAACCTCTTCGACATGAACGCGAAATATGCAGACGTCGTCTCGGAAGAGGCGATCATCACCTATCTGTCCGAACTGGAGACCATTCGATGA
- a CDS encoding TauD/TfdA family dioxygenase: protein MTVAEIPSSALGPVLTAAAWRGDRLMEGQDWVYELDADQLAELETLGNRFLEDDPDLRFVQAEDYPLVACADAVKAWREDVDFGRGFVLVRGLRSDLYSDALSSAIYYVLGLHMGDPIRQNEMGDLLDHVYATSDKTMDDPTAKSSKVRDKLVYHSDSSDIVALMCLRGAREGGLSCLVSGAEIYNEILRRRPDLAHLLLEPFHWDWRRQDAEAPADTYTSPVVSVEDGVFSMYAGSLYIVTAQEYPGVPKLTEDQLEVLRLFDEITYEPGMAIAMDFRPGDIQWLSNYAALHSRTEFFDWPEPQRKRHLLRLWLSSKTDRPVVQGFGKNGVVQHRAAHRDGVEHPDARFSIRTMSVPRLLS, encoded by the coding sequence ATGACCGTCGCCGAAATTCCATCCTCCGCCCTCGGCCCCGTCCTGACCGCCGCCGCATGGCGCGGGGATCGTCTGATGGAGGGCCAGGACTGGGTCTACGAACTCGACGCGGACCAGCTCGCCGAACTGGAAACGCTGGGAAACCGCTTCCTCGAGGACGACCCTGACCTGCGTTTCGTCCAGGCGGAAGACTATCCGCTGGTCGCTTGCGCCGATGCGGTGAAGGCGTGGCGAGAGGACGTCGATTTCGGGCGCGGCTTCGTGCTGGTGCGCGGGCTGCGTTCGGACCTCTATTCCGATGCGCTGTCGAGTGCGATCTACTACGTGCTAGGCCTGCACATGGGCGATCCGATCCGCCAGAACGAGATGGGCGACCTGCTCGACCACGTCTACGCCACCAGCGACAAGACGATGGACGATCCCACTGCGAAGTCCTCCAAGGTGCGCGACAAGCTGGTCTATCATTCCGACAGTTCCGACATCGTCGCGCTGATGTGTTTGCGCGGCGCGCGCGAAGGCGGGCTGTCGTGCCTGGTCTCAGGCGCGGAGATCTACAACGAGATCCTGCGCCGCCGACCGGACCTTGCTCACCTGCTGCTCGAGCCGTTCCACTGGGACTGGAGGCGCCAGGACGCGGAAGCGCCCGCCGATACCTACACCTCGCCGGTGGTGAGTGTGGAGGACGGGGTTTTCTCGATGTATGCCGGTTCGCTCTATATCGTGACGGCGCAGGAGTACCCCGGCGTGCCGAAGCTGACCGAGGATCAGTTGGAAGTCCTGCGCCTCTTCGACGAAATTACGTACGAGCCCGGCATGGCGATCGCGATGGATTTTCGTCCCGGCGACATCCAGTGGCTGTCGAACTATGCTGCGCTCCACTCGCGCACCGAGTTCTTCGACTGGCCCGAACCGCAGCGCAAGCGCCACCTTCTACGCCTCTGGCTGTCGAGCAAGACCGATCGGCCGGTGGTCCAGGGTTTCGGCAAGAACGGCGTCGTCCAGCACCGTGCCGCGCACCGCGACGGGGTGGAGCATCCCGACGCCCGCTTCTCCATCCGCACCATGTCGGTGCCGAGGTTGCTTTCCTGA
- a CDS encoding tetratricopeptide repeat-containing sulfotransferase family protein: MTLEAQARAALRQGDLKGAASAAGALAQARPDQPAGFFLLGVAAAEAGQIARAVPLLEAAVARGPEPEHLAQLAKLLILLRRDGEAADAAREAMALSPMDARTFDTIGCVLARLGDHEASLAPFAAAVAAEPDDLEYRYNLAAASGFTGRLNEASAHYETILAADPVNARAHYALAILSRQTAQANHVPRLNAALAAVREPDAALRIRYALAKEHEDIGNSADAFRHLSAANDAHKRSIGYDFAQDAEIFDAIETVFEKGSPVRSEGRRGAAPIFVVGMPRTGTTLVDRILSSHRDVEAAGELQAMPLAVKLLAGTPSRRVIDGETVAASVAVDAGELAAAYLERAAHHVAAQKPRFTDKLPANFLYIGHIARALPDARIVCLRRNPMDTIWSNYKNLFGSQSPYYAYSYDLMDTARYYARFDRLMKLWQSLWPDSVLQLSYEALVADQEGETRRMLAHCGLEWDEACLAFHENRAAVATPSAAQVRRPINADAVERWRAHEAALAPARAWLQTQGIDA; encoded by the coding sequence ATGACGCTTGAAGCACAGGCGAGAGCAGCGTTGCGACAGGGGGACCTGAAGGGCGCGGCGTCGGCGGCGGGTGCGCTGGCGCAGGCGAGGCCGGACCAACCGGCGGGTTTTTTCCTGCTTGGCGTGGCGGCGGCAGAAGCGGGGCAGATCGCGCGTGCGGTGCCCCTGCTCGAAGCGGCGGTCGCGCGCGGGCCGGAGCCGGAGCATCTTGCCCAACTGGCCAAGCTGCTCATCCTGCTGCGGCGCGACGGGGAGGCGGCAGACGCGGCGCGGGAGGCGATGGCGCTGTCGCCGATGGATGCGCGCACTTTCGACACCATCGGGTGCGTACTGGCGCGCCTCGGCGATCACGAAGCCTCGCTCGCGCCGTTCGCTGCCGCAGTGGCAGCCGAGCCGGACGACCTCGAATATCGCTACAACCTTGCGGCCGCCAGCGGCTTTACCGGCCGTCTCAATGAGGCAAGCGCTCACTACGAGACGATCCTTGCCGCTGACCCGGTCAATGCGCGGGCGCATTACGCCCTTGCCATCCTGTCACGGCAGACCGCGCAGGCCAATCACGTCCCCCGGCTGAACGCGGCGCTGGCGGCGGTACGTGAGCCGGACGCTGCGCTGCGCATTCGCTATGCGCTGGCCAAGGAGCACGAAGATATCGGTAACTCCGCCGATGCGTTCCGCCACCTGTCGGCCGCCAACGACGCGCACAAGCGCAGCATCGGCTACGATTTCGCGCAGGATGCCGAGATATTCGACGCAATCGAAACCGTGTTCGAAAAGGGCTCGCCGGTAAGAAGTGAAGGGCGGCGCGGCGCCGCTCCCATATTCGTGGTCGGCATGCCGCGCACCGGAACCACGCTCGTCGATCGCATCCTGTCCTCTCATCGCGACGTCGAGGCGGCCGGTGAATTGCAGGCGATGCCGCTGGCGGTGAAGCTGCTGGCAGGTACTCCATCGCGCCGCGTCATCGACGGCGAAACCGTTGCGGCGAGCGTCGCTGTCGATGCTGGGGAACTGGCCGCCGCCTACCTTGAGCGTGCGGCCCATCACGTGGCGGCGCAGAAGCCGCGCTTCACCGACAAACTGCCTGCCAATTTCCTGTACATCGGGCACATTGCGCGCGCCTTGCCCGATGCCCGGATCGTCTGTCTGCGTCGTAATCCGATGGACACGATCTGGAGCAATTACAAAAATCTGTTCGGAAGCCAGTCGCCTTACTACGCCTATTCCTACGATCTGATGGATACCGCACGCTACTATGCGCGCTTCGACCGGTTGATGAAGTTATGGCAAAGCCTCTGGCCGGATAGCGTGTTGCAATTGTCCTATGAGGCGCTCGTCGCCGATCAGGAGGGCGAGACGCGGCGAATGCTTGCTCATTGCGGACTGGAGTGGGACGAGGCCTGCCTCGCCTTCCACGAGAACCGCGCCGCCGTTGCCACGCCGAGCGCGGCGCAGGTTCGGCGGCCGATCAACGCAGATGCCGTCGAGCGCTGGCGTGCGCATGAAGCGGCACTCGCGCCAGCGCGGGCATGGCTGCAGACGCAGGGTATCGACGCCTGA
- a CDS encoding NAD(P)/FAD-dependent oxidoreductase: MEKSDVVIVGAGHGGAQCALALRQNGFTGTITVIGREPEHPYERPPLSKEYFAREKSFDRLYIRPPTFWAEKEVTFKLSTEVTKVDAEAKELTLSNGTTFGYGKLVWATGGDPRRLSCGGAELAGVHAVRTREDCDTLMAEVDAGTRNIVVIGGGYIGLEAAAVLSKMGLSVVLLEALPRLLARVAGEELSEFYQKEHRDHGVDLRTGVAVECLEGDGHRVTGVKLVDGEVIPAEAVIVGIGIVPAVGPLILAGASGANGVDVDEFCRTSLPDIYAIGDCAAFACDYAGGTVMRVESVQNANDMATCVAKAICGDAKPYKAFPWFWSNQYDLKLQTAGINMGFDQTVTRGDVEGRSFSVVYLKQGKVVALDCVNMVKDYVQGRKLVEAGATPDVERLADAGVPLKELV; encoded by the coding sequence ATGGAAAAATCAGACGTCGTCATCGTGGGAGCGGGACATGGGGGAGCGCAGTGCGCGCTCGCCCTGCGCCAGAACGGGTTCACCGGAACCATCACTGTCATCGGCCGCGAGCCGGAGCATCCTTACGAGCGCCCGCCGCTCTCGAAGGAATACTTCGCGCGGGAGAAGAGCTTCGACCGCCTCTACATCCGCCCGCCGACGTTCTGGGCCGAGAAGGAGGTGACCTTCAAGCTCTCCACCGAAGTCACCAAGGTGGACGCCGAGGCGAAGGAACTGACGCTCTCGAACGGCACGACCTTCGGCTACGGCAAGCTGGTCTGGGCGACCGGAGGCGATCCGCGGCGCCTGTCGTGCGGCGGCGCAGAGCTGGCTGGCGTCCACGCCGTGCGCACCCGCGAGGACTGCGACACGCTGATGGCCGAGGTCGATGCGGGAACGCGCAACATTGTCGTCATCGGTGGCGGCTATATCGGCCTCGAGGCAGCGGCGGTGCTGTCGAAGATGGGGCTGAGCGTGGTCCTGCTCGAAGCCCTGCCGCGCTTGCTGGCGCGCGTCGCGGGTGAGGAACTGTCCGAGTTCTACCAGAAGGAACACCGCGATCACGGCGTCGATCTGCGCACCGGCGTTGCGGTTGAATGCCTCGAAGGCGACGGTCACCGGGTAACGGGCGTGAAACTGGTCGATGGCGAGGTGATCCCCGCCGAGGCGGTGATCGTCGGCATCGGCATCGTGCCCGCCGTCGGTCCGCTGATCCTCGCAGGTGCCTCGGGCGCCAACGGCGTGGACGTGGACGAGTTCTGCCGCACCTCGCTACCGGACATCTACGCGATCGGCGACTGCGCGGCCTTCGCCTGCGATTATGCGGGCGGCACGGTGATGCGGGTGGAATCGGTGCAGAACGCCAACGACATGGCAACGTGCGTGGCCAAGGCGATCTGCGGGGACGCAAAGCCGTACAAGGCGTTCCCGTGGTTCTGGTCGAACCAGTACGATCTCAAGCTGCAGACGGCCGGGATCAACATGGGCTTCGACCAGACGGTGACGCGCGGCGACGTCGAGGGGCGCAGCTTCTCGGTGGTTTACCTCAAGCAGGGCAAGGTCGTGGCGCTGGACTGCGTGAACATGGTCAAGGACTACGTGCAGGGCCGCAAGCTGGTGGAAGCGGGTGCGACGCCTGATGTCGAGCGCCTCGCCGACGCAGGCGTACCGCTGAAAGAACTGGTGTGA
- a CDS encoding alpha/beta fold hydrolase has translation MPFTQAAGASLYWKRDGRDDAPALVLLNSIGTDMDLWDAVLPLLREHFALLRIDARGHGASIAEPGDFSMAMLAADVLAGADAAGFARFSVAGVSLGGIIAMELAVAAPERIEKLIPICTSATMDSASWNDRIAKVRGEGMAAIADLAMGRFLSDTAEPAIYEAVRRQLLGMDAQGYAGCGAAIRDMYLAERISGIAAPTLVVTGTRDTSTPFEGHGEYLLARIPGAAHLSIEAAHLAPLEAPAELASGMIAFLQD, from the coding sequence ATGCCTTTCACTCAAGCTGCAGGCGCCAGCCTCTACTGGAAGCGCGACGGCCGCGACGACGCACCTGCGCTGGTGCTGCTCAACTCCATCGGCACCGATATGGATTTGTGGGACGCGGTGCTGCCACTTCTGCGCGAACACTTCGCGCTGCTGCGGATCGACGCGCGCGGCCATGGTGCGTCAATTGCCGAACCGGGTGACTTTTCGATGGCGATGCTGGCCGCCGATGTGCTTGCAGGCGCGGACGCGGCAGGTTTTGCGCGCTTCAGTGTCGCGGGCGTCTCGCTGGGAGGGATAATCGCGATGGAACTGGCCGTCGCCGCGCCCGAGCGGATTGAAAAGCTCATCCCCATCTGCACGTCCGCCACGATGGACAGCGCTTCGTGGAACGATCGTATCGCGAAAGTGCGCGGTGAGGGGATGGCCGCCATCGCCGATCTTGCGATGGGGCGTTTTCTGTCGGACACGGCCGAACCCGCGATCTACGAAGCCGTGCGTCGTCAATTGCTTGGCATGGACGCGCAAGGCTACGCGGGCTGCGGGGCGGCGATCCGCGACATGTATCTAGCCGAGCGTATCTCCGGCATCGCCGCGCCCACTCTGGTGGTAACCGGCACGCGCGATACCTCGACGCCGTTCGAAGGGCATGGCGAATATTTGCTTGCCCGCATCCCCGGCGCTGCGCATTTGTCGATCGAGGCTGCACACCTTGCACCGCTGGAGGCTCCCGCCGAACTGGCCTCAGGCATGATCGCCTTCCTCCAGGACTGA
- the benD gene encoding benzoate diol dehydrogenase BenD, which produces MIFAGRFAGKVMVVTGAAQGIGAGVATRAAAEGASVVLVDRADFVAEVEQAIVADGGKAVSVQCDLETYEGAAEAMAAAVAAFGRIDILVNNVGGAIRMRPYAEFEPAQIDAEIRRSLMPTLYCCHAALPVMLGQGSGTIVNLSSNATRGIRRVPYSAAKGGINGMTQALAMEYAEAGIRVVATAPGGTSAPARRVARNAEGDNAQEQAWMAEAVAQVTSSAFMKRYGTLEEQIAPILFLASDEASYVTGSVLPVAGGDIG; this is translated from the coding sequence GTGATCTTCGCAGGACGGTTCGCAGGCAAGGTCATGGTCGTGACCGGCGCCGCGCAGGGTATCGGGGCAGGTGTTGCCACACGCGCGGCGGCGGAGGGCGCAAGCGTCGTCCTCGTCGACCGAGCCGATTTCGTCGCCGAGGTGGAGCAGGCCATCGTCGCGGATGGCGGCAAGGCCGTCTCGGTGCAATGCGACCTTGAAACCTACGAGGGTGCGGCCGAGGCGATGGCGGCGGCCGTCGCGGCGTTCGGGCGCATCGACATTCTCGTCAACAACGTCGGCGGCGCGATCCGCATGCGCCCGTATGCCGAGTTCGAGCCGGCGCAGATCGATGCTGAAATCCGCCGCTCGCTGATGCCGACGCTCTATTGCTGTCATGCGGCGCTGCCGGTCATGCTGGGGCAGGGATCCGGTACGATCGTCAACCTCTCGTCCAACGCCACGCGCGGCATTCGCCGGGTGCCCTATTCGGCGGCCAAGGGTGGGATCAACGGCATGACGCAGGCGCTCGCCATGGAGTACGCCGAAGCCGGCATCCGCGTCGTCGCGACCGCGCCCGGCGGCACCAGCGCGCCCGCGCGCCGCGTCGCCCGCAATGCCGAGGGCGACAACGCGCAGGAGCAGGCCTGGATGGCCGAGGCGGTGGCGCAGGTCACCTCGTCCGCCTTCATGAAACGCTATGGCACGCTGGAGGAACAGATCGCGCCGATCCTCTTCCTCGCCTCGGACGAGGCCAGCTACGTGACCGGATCGGTCCTGCCGGTGGCTGGTGGCGATATCGGCTGA
- the benB gene encoding benzoate 1,2-dioxygenase small subunit, producing MTLVLENTAAALSYAEICAFLYREARLLDDREFDEWLECYSQDAEYWMPAWTDDDALTTNPQTEISLIYYGNRKGLEDRVYRLNTERSSASTPEARTSHFIANVEVLETREGAIDLRYNWHTLSHRYQQTQQFFGTTFLTLDTAGDVPKILKKKIVLKDDYIHQVIDVYHV from the coding sequence ATGACCCTCGTTCTGGAAAACACTGCCGCCGCGCTGTCCTATGCCGAGATCTGCGCGTTCCTCTACCGCGAGGCGCGCCTGCTCGACGACCGCGAGTTCGACGAATGGCTGGAATGCTATTCGCAGGATGCCGAATACTGGATGCCCGCGTGGACCGACGACGATGCGCTGACCACGAACCCGCAGACCGAGATCTCGCTGATCTACTACGGCAACCGCAAAGGGCTCGAGGACCGGGTCTACCGCCTGAACACCGAGCGTTCGTCGGCCAGCACGCCTGAAGCGCGCACCTCGCACTTCATCGCCAATGTCGAGGTGCTGGAGACGCGCGAAGGTGCGATCGACCTGCGCTACAACTGGCACACGCTCAGCCACCGCTACCAGCAGACGCAGCAGTTCTTCGGAACCACCTTCCTGACGCTGGATACGGCTGGAGACGTCCCGAAGATCCTGAAGAAGAAGATCGTTCTCAAGGACGACTACATTCATCAGGTCATCGACGTCTACCACGTCTGA
- a CDS encoding Rieske 2Fe-2S domain-containing protein, with amino-acid sequence MHEHLMSRVATAVVDDPETGLFRCRRDVFTDPALFELEMKYIFESNWVYVAHESQVEKKNDYFTTWIGRTPVILTRAKDGGLNCVVNACAHRGAKLCRRKRGNQPLFVCPFHGWSFKTDGSLMRAKDASTGAYPDSFNHEGSHDLTRARVESYRGFIFASLNHDVLPLEEHLGEAKVIIDQMVDQAPEGLELLTGNSTYTFDGNWKMQMENGCDGYHVSSVHENYQSTMGRRAEGGTKAVDANGWSKAPASGVYGFEHGHILLWTQVLNPEVRPIWSHKAALDARLGEDKAKFILEQTRNLALYPNVFLMDQFSTQIRVVRPIDVHTTEVTIYCYAPKGENAEDRAHRIRQYEDFFNVTGMGTPDDLEEFRSCQSAYEGAGELWNDLSRGATRWIHGPDANAKAMGMNPLLSSERSEDEGLFVRQHEFWAQIMLDGMAKDAEPMLEAAE; translated from the coding sequence ATGCACGAACACCTGATGAGCCGCGTTGCGACCGCCGTGGTCGACGACCCCGAGACCGGCCTGTTCCGCTGCCGCCGCGACGTCTTCACCGACCCGGCGCTGTTCGAACTCGAGATGAAGTATATCTTCGAGAGCAACTGGGTCTACGTTGCCCACGAAAGCCAGGTCGAGAAGAAGAACGATTACTTCACGACCTGGATCGGGCGCACCCCGGTGATCCTGACCCGTGCCAAGGACGGCGGCCTCAACTGCGTCGTCAACGCCTGTGCCCATCGCGGCGCCAAGCTGTGCCGCCGCAAGCGAGGGAACCAGCCGCTGTTCGTGTGCCCCTTCCACGGCTGGAGCTTCAAGACCGACGGTTCGCTGATGCGCGCCAAGGACGCCAGCACCGGCGCCTATCCGGACAGCTTCAACCATGAAGGGTCGCACGACCTGACGCGCGCCCGCGTCGAAAGCTATCGCGGCTTCATCTTCGCCTCACTCAACCACGATGTGCTCCCGCTGGAAGAGCATCTGGGCGAAGCGAAAGTCATCATCGACCAGATGGTCGACCAGGCGCCCGAGGGGCTGGAACTGCTGACCGGCAATTCCACCTACACCTTCGACGGCAACTGGAAGATGCAGATGGAGAACGGCTGCGACGGTTACCACGTCAGCTCCGTTCACGAAAACTACCAGTCCACCATGGGCCGGCGTGCCGAAGGCGGGACCAAGGCAGTCGATGCCAACGGCTGGTCGAAGGCTCCGGCAAGCGGCGTCTACGGCTTCGAGCATGGCCATATCCTGCTCTGGACGCAGGTGCTGAACCCCGAAGTGCGCCCGATCTGGAGCCACAAGGCGGCGCTGGACGCACGGCTCGGCGAGGACAAGGCGAAGTTCATTCTCGAACAGACGCGCAATCTAGCGCTCTATCCCAACGTGTTCCTGATGGACCAGTTCTCCACCCAGATCCGCGTGGTGCGTCCGATCGACGTCCATACCACCGAGGTCACGATCTACTGCTACGCGCCCAAGGGGGAGAACGCAGAGGATCGTGCCCACCGCATCCGCCAGTATGAGGACTTCTTCAACGTCACCGGCATGGGTACGCCTGACGACCTCGAGGAATTCCGCAGCTGCCAGTCCGCCTACGAAGGCGCAGGCGAACTGTGGAACGATCTCAGCCGTGGCGCTACGCGCTGGATCCATGGCCCCGACGCCAATGCGAAGGCGATGGGCATGAACCCGCTGCTCTCCAGCGAGCGTAGCGAGGACGAGGGCCTCTTCGTGCGCCAGCACGAGTTCTGGGCGCAGATCATGCTCGACGGCATGGCGAAGGACGCCGAACCGATGCTGGAGGCTGCGGAATGA
- a CDS encoding dioxygenase, giving the protein MDTSFVKTPEIQQLLDRAAGVNESGGSPRLKAIVRDLTESVMELIVRHDVSESEFWLAMKYLSDSAGEIGLIVPGTGLEHFLDLYMDAKDAEAGLTGGTPRTIEGPLYVAGAPLVEGNANLSVDPDEGTTVLHMTGTVTGPDGEAVKDAIVHVWHANSKGWYSHFDPTGEQTPFNNRRRIKLADDGRYAFHSNQPSGYSVPPEGATDKLMQALGRHGNRPAHVHFFIEAPGYRTLTTQINFGDDPFAADDFAFGTRAGLLPVPSRQGDSAYIQFDFQLQRAHDAGDEGFSSRTRAEATPAPEAETV; this is encoded by the coding sequence ATGGACACCAGCTTCGTAAAGACCCCCGAGATCCAGCAGTTGCTCGACCGCGCCGCCGGCGTGAACGAGAGCGGCGGCAGCCCGCGCCTCAAGGCGATCGTGCGCGACCTTACTGAAAGCGTGATGGAACTCATCGTCAGGCATGACGTCTCCGAGAGCGAGTTCTGGCTGGCGATGAAGTACCTGTCGGACAGCGCAGGTGAGATCGGCCTGATCGTCCCCGGCACCGGCCTCGAGCACTTCCTCGACCTCTACATGGACGCCAAGGACGCCGAGGCCGGCCTCACCGGCGGCACGCCGCGCACCATCGAAGGCCCGCTCTACGTCGCCGGTGCGCCGCTCGTGGAAGGCAACGCCAACCTCAGTGTCGATCCCGACGAGGGCACCACCGTGCTGCACATGACAGGCACCGTGACCGGCCCCGATGGCGAAGCGGTCAAGGACGCCATCGTTCACGTCTGGCACGCGAACTCGAAGGGCTGGTATTCGCACTTCGACCCGACCGGCGAACAGACCCCGTTCAACAACCGCCGCCGCATCAAGCTGGCCGACGACGGGCGCTATGCGTTCCATTCGAACCAGCCGAGCGGCTATTCGGTGCCGCCCGAGGGCGCGACCGACAAGCTGATGCAGGCGCTGGGCCGCCACGGCAACCGTCCGGCCCATGTCCACTTCTTCATCGAGGCGCCGGGCTACCGCACGCTGACGACGCAGATCAACTTCGGCGACGATCCCTTCGCGGCCGACGACTTCGCCTTCGGCACCCGCGCAGGGTTGCTGCCAGTGCCCAGTCGCCAGGGTGACAGCGCCTACATCCAGTTCGACTTCCAACTGCAGCGCGCCCACGACGCCGGTGACGAGGGCTTCTCCTCGCGCACCCGCGCCGAAGCGACGCCTGCTCCGGAAGCCGAAACCGTCTGA
- the catC gene encoding muconolactone Delta-isomerase has protein sequence MLFMVEMDVNIPLGFDPAEAARIKAEEKAYFQKLQAAGTWRHIWRKVGLYSNVSIFDVESNTALHDTLMALPLYPFMTMKVTPLCRHPSSIHDDDR, from the coding sequence GTGCTTTTCATGGTCGAAATGGACGTCAACATTCCCCTGGGCTTCGATCCCGCCGAAGCGGCGCGGATCAAGGCCGAGGAAAAGGCCTACTTCCAGAAGCTCCAGGCCGCGGGAACCTGGCGCCACATCTGGCGCAAGGTCGGCTTGTACTCGAACGTCTCGATCTTCGACGTCGAGAGCAACACCGCGCTGCACGACACGCTCATGGCACTGCCGCTGTACCCCTTCATGACCATGAAGGTGACGCCGCTGTGCCGCCACCCTTCCTCCATCCATGACGACGATCGCTGA
- a CDS encoding muconate/chloromuconate family cycloisomerase — MAMLSRADTFIVDVPTIRPHVLAMATMHAQSMVIVRLIDADGVEGLGEGTTIGGLSYGEESPESIKSAIDTYIVPVLETCDIAQVGATMAKVAKCVRGNHFAKCAVETALLDLAGKRLGVPVSELIGGGRVRGSLPVAWTLASGDTARDIAEGEAMLEARRHRIFKLKIGKRDVRDDVAHVGAICKALGDRASVRVDVNQNWSEAQAKLGMAMLADVGCDLVEQPIAGDDVAGMARLSTTQAVPLMADEALHGPRSALRIAASHAAGVFALKIAQSGGLFATAEVAAIGTAAGIGLYGGTMLEGGIGTIASAHVFATLPELAWGTELFGPLLQTEEILSEPLAYADFSLAVPTAPGLGVSLDEDKLAFFRRDRTAPALHAVNAGA, encoded by the coding sequence ATGGCTATGTTAAGCCGCGCTGATACCTTCATCGTCGATGTGCCGACGATCCGGCCTCACGTGCTGGCCATGGCTACCATGCATGCGCAGTCGATGGTGATCGTTCGGCTGATCGACGCCGACGGCGTCGAGGGACTGGGCGAGGGCACCACGATCGGCGGCCTCAGCTATGGCGAAGAGAGCCCCGAGAGCATCAAGTCCGCGATCGACACCTACATCGTCCCGGTGCTGGAAACCTGCGATATCGCGCAAGTCGGCGCGACTATGGCCAAAGTCGCCAAGTGCGTGCGCGGCAATCACTTCGCCAAGTGCGCGGTGGAGACGGCGCTGCTCGACTTGGCAGGCAAGCGGCTCGGGGTTCCGGTGTCCGAACTGATCGGCGGAGGCCGGGTGCGCGGCAGCCTGCCAGTGGCCTGGACGCTCGCCAGCGGCGACACCGCGCGTGACATCGCCGAGGGCGAGGCCATGCTGGAGGCGCGCCGCCACCGCATCTTCAAGCTCAAGATCGGCAAGCGCGACGTGCGCGACGACGTGGCCCATGTCGGCGCCATCTGCAAGGCGCTCGGCGACCGGGCCAGTGTGCGGGTGGACGTCAACCAGAACTGGAGCGAGGCGCAGGCCAAGCTGGGCATGGCGATGCTGGCCGATGTCGGCTGCGATCTCGTCGAGCAGCCGATCGCCGGGGACGACGTCGCTGGCATGGCCCGGCTGTCCACCACGCAGGCGGTGCCGCTGATGGCGGACGAGGCGCTTCATGGCCCCCGCTCCGCGCTGCGTATCGCTGCGAGCCATGCCGCGGGCGTCTTCGCGCTCAAGATCGCCCAATCGGGCGGCCTTTTCGCCACCGCCGAAGTCGCCGCGATCGGTACGGCCGCGGGTATCGGCCTGTATGGCGGCACCATGCTCGAAGGCGGGATCGGCACCATTGCGTCGGCCCATGTCTTCGCGACCCTGCCTGAACTCGCCTGGGGCACCGAACTGTTCGGTCCGTTGCTCCAGACCGAGGAAATCCTTTCCGAGCCGCTGGCCTATGCCGACTTCTCGCTGGCGGTCCCGACTGCGCCGGGCCTCGGCGTCAGCCTCGACGAGGACAAGCTCGCCTTCTTCCGGCGCGACCGGACCGCGCCCGCCCTTCACGCCGTCAACGCAGGAGCCTGA